The genomic segment GTCAATCTTGCCGGTCCGGTAAACCACGAACGGCGGCAAGACATCAAATCCGGGGTAATACAAAATTCCGTGCTGGATAGGAAACAATATGTCGTTGATCGGGCCGTTGATGCCTCGCGGACTGTAATGCGATTCCCATCCGCCTGTGGTCACGACCAGCATTGCCCGCTTACCCGCCAGCATACCTTCGCCATAGCGGTCGCCCCAGCGAGCGTCGGAGTGTTCTCCTACACCATAGGCGAAGCCATACGCATAGACCCGCTCCACCCAGCCTTTCAGAATCGCCGGCATCGAGAACCACCACAGGGGAAATTGCAGGATGACGGCATCCGCCCACAGCAGCTTTTCCTGCTCGATAGCGATGTCTTTGCTTTGCAAGCCATTCTCGAAGGCATGTTTGGAATCAAGAGATGGATTAAAGCGCACACCAGCCTGCCTGTTCGTGCTGTCGGCGGCGTCAAGCGTCGCCTTCCATTGCATGGCATATAAATCTGACACCTGGACGATATGTCCGGCGTCTTCAAGGCGCTTGACGGCAAAGTCCTTCAGGGAGCCATTCAATGAGACGGGTTCGGGATGGGCATAGACGAGAAGAATATTCATGATTGAGCCTCCATAAGTAGAAGAAGGCAGGATAGGTTTTTGTCAGGTATATTGGAAATGAATTTCCAATATTGTAGGTATAGTCATGAATAATTTAAGAAGATTGGATCTCAACCTCCTGGTAACACTGGATGTCCTGCTCTCGGAACACAATGTGACCCGTGCCGCAGAGCGCCTGAACTTCTCGCAGCCGTCAATCAGCGTCCATCTCGCCAAGCTGAGGGACATATTTGGCGATCCGCTGCTGCTGCCGGGCCCCCGAGGAATGCGGCCTACCGCACGGGCCGAAGAATTGCGCGAACCTTTGCGTCTGGCGCTTGAAGCGCTTGAACAAGCGGTGTCGCCTGCCAGTCCCTTCGATCCTGCGCAGGCTAACCATACCTGGCGCGTTGCTGCTACCGACTACGGTGAATCGACGATCTTGCAGCCAGCTTTGAGCGGATTACGTTTGGCAGCTCCAGGCACGCGGCTAGCTGTCCTTGAGCTCGTTCCGCCGCGTATCGCCAGGCAAGCGGAGCAGGGGGATATCG from the Collimonas arenae genome contains:
- a CDS encoding NAD(P)H-dependent oxidoreductase, with the translated sequence MNILLVYAHPEPVSLNGSLKDFAVKRLEDAGHIVQVSDLYAMQWKATLDAADSTNRQAGVRFNPSLDSKHAFENGLQSKDIAIEQEKLLWADAVILQFPLWWFSMPAILKGWVERVYAYGFAYGVGEHSDARWGDRYGEGMLAGKRAMLVVTTGGWESHYSPRGINGPINDILFPIQHGILYYPGFDVLPPFVVYRTGKIDDAGFANTCDALGQRLDSLWQTAPMPFRRQNAGDYDIPELTLRSDIAPDASGFSVHIA